A window from Roseburia sp. 499 encodes these proteins:
- a CDS encoding V-type ATPase subunit, with the protein MAGELLQYSGLITKIKAMEGRLLTREDYEHILEFQTVNETIAFLREQQIYGKIYGGHDEIQHRGQVEALIYNSIREDYESICRFCNPVQRKALRLYEKQVQYENAVPQLDTSYFTEVWKKISIFRQKKMKEILREVFGTQIDWLNIMWMYRAKRFFGQNEAEIYAILIPAHYKLKKSEIQHMAEAGKIEDFLKIVGNTAYFKGKEALVQLQDEVSYHQVMQRMYRRLCRKYPVSLAPVFSYLYQKEQEIQRLTSALEGIRYQVPEQDIRTLVLGE; encoded by the coding sequence ATGGCGGGAGAATTGTTACAGTATAGTGGTCTGATTACAAAAATCAAAGCCATGGAAGGGCGGCTTTTGACACGGGAAGATTATGAACATATTTTGGAGTTTCAAACTGTTAATGAGACCATTGCTTTTTTGAGAGAACAGCAGATTTATGGGAAAATTTATGGTGGTCATGATGAGATTCAACATCGTGGGCAGGTAGAGGCACTAATTTACAATTCTATACGGGAAGATTATGAGAGTATTTGCCGCTTCTGTAATCCGGTACAACGAAAGGCACTGCGGCTTTATGAAAAACAGGTGCAATATGAAAATGCTGTACCGCAATTGGATACCAGTTATTTTACAGAGGTATGGAAAAAAATTAGTATTTTCCGGCAGAAGAAAATGAAAGAAATCTTGCGGGAGGTATTTGGAACACAGATTGACTGGTTGAATATTATGTGGATGTACCGGGCAAAACGCTTCTTTGGACAGAATGAGGCAGAAATTTATGCTATATTGATACCGGCTCATTACAAATTGAAAAAATCAGAGATTCAGCATATGGCAGAGGCGGGAAAGATAGAAGATTTTTTGAAGATAGTGGGGAACACGGCATATTTTAAAGGAAAAGAAGCCTTGGTACAGTTGCAAGATGAGGTTTCGTATCATCAAGTGATGCAACGAATGTATCGAAGACTTTGTAGAAAGTATCCGGTATCTCTTGCACCGGTGTTCTCTTATTTATATCAGAAAGAACAAGAGATTCAAAGACTAACATCAGCATTAGAAGGAATCCGATATCAGGTACCGGAGCAGGATATCCGGACGTTGGTTTTGGGTGAATAG
- a CDS encoding response regulator: MNTVVIVENSRKMIDNYIRMLEACKEKIECKYFRYPEKAVEYIRREGAAVLVCELDMPVMSGKEVFDMVEIISPETVKIAMAQVKDVRETLEIVNHSRIFKLILKPFFLSEDLVEPIKSALNYYKLQEKKKNHSMDMTVKWNSVDKDTKKLVDEVEKKKQTYHNICKTMTGIMKGNLQCGSIELSPGEKDKVVDLFEGMFQEFMRYYMFGAQNYIFHINYLMNLFHCPEEHRVFRLRKKNNQEIPNEILENIVYTIFIIGYASREILGCYQLKAVIDKENGEYVLGLLIKVSKKTQEEQRGEKRVEETVMQMVQKMIDVFAERRLKETSEDFVAEKIYYKEGALSDE; this comes from the coding sequence ATGAATACAGTAGTTATTGTAGAGAATAGCAGAAAAATGATTGACAATTATATTAGAATGTTAGAAGCTTGCAAGGAGAAAATTGAGTGTAAGTATTTTAGATATCCGGAAAAGGCAGTGGAATACATCCGTAGAGAAGGCGCGGCGGTTTTGGTATGTGAATTGGATATGCCGGTTATGTCGGGGAAAGAAGTATTTGATATGGTGGAGATTATTTCTCCGGAGACGGTAAAAATTGCGATGGCACAAGTAAAGGATGTAAGGGAAACATTGGAAATTGTAAACCATAGCCGGATATTTAAACTAATTTTAAAACCATTTTTTTTGAGCGAAGACCTTGTGGAACCTATAAAATCAGCATTGAATTATTATAAGTTACAAGAAAAGAAAAAAAATCATTCTATGGATATGACGGTGAAGTGGAATTCCGTTGACAAAGATACCAAAAAGCTTGTGGATGAGGTTGAGAAAAAGAAACAGACTTATCATAATATCTGCAAGACTATGACCGGAATTATGAAAGGTAATCTGCAATGTGGAAGTATAGAACTTTCGCCGGGCGAGAAAGATAAGGTTGTAGATTTATTTGAGGGGATGTTTCAGGAATTTATGCGTTATTATATGTTTGGTGCGCAGAACTATATTTTTCATATTAATTACTTGATGAATTTATTTCATTGCCCGGAAGAACATCGGGTGTTTCGTTTGCGAAAGAAAAACAACCAAGAAATACCAAATGAAATTTTGGAAAATATAGTATATACTATATTTATTATAGGGTATGCGTCTAGAGAAATTTTGGGTTGCTATCAATTGAAAGCTGTGATAGATAAAGAAAATGGGGAATATGTACTGGGATTGTTAATAAAGGTTTCGAAAAAAACTCAGGAAGAACAAAGGGGAGAAAAGAGAGTTGAGGAAACGGTAATGCAGATGGTACAAAAGATGATTGATGTTTTTGCAGAACGAAGACTGAAAGAAACTTCTGAAGATTTTGTAGCAGAAAAAATATACTATAAAGAGGGAGCGTTATCCGATGAATGA
- a CDS encoding chorion class high-cysteine HCB protein 13 — MSDLAATNCGCGCDNNNGGCGCNSIIWIILLLFCCGNGNNGIFSDGCGCGNNSCIWIIILLFFCGCGNDRCGCNNNFC; from the coding sequence ATGAGTGATTTAGCTGCAACAAACTGTGGATGCGGATGTGACAACAACAACGGAGGATGCGGATGTAATTCTATTATCTGGATTATTCTGTTACTCTTCTGCTGCGGAAATGGAAACAACGGTATCTTCAGTGATGGATGTGGATGTGGCAACAACAGTTGTATCTGGATTATCATCCTGCTTTTCTTCTGCGGATGTGGCAATGACAGATGCGGATGCAACAACAACTTCTGCTAA
- the leuS gene encoding leucine--tRNA ligase, whose protein sequence is MAAPYNHRAVEEKWQKIWDEEKAFAATDDYSKPKYYALVEFPYPSGQGLHVGHPRPYTALDIVARKRRMQGYNVLYPMGWDAFGLPTENYAIKNKIHPKIVTKNNVSRFKNQLHSLGYSFDWDREINTTDPEYYKWTQWIFLKLFKAGLAYKTEMPINWCTSCKVGLANEEVVNGVCERCGAPVVRKVKSQWMLKITEYADKLLEGLNDVDYIERVKVSQKNWIGKSQGAEVDFKIAGKEDKLTVYTTRPDTLFGATYMVVSPEHPVLDKYKDEITNWDEIVAYREQASRKSDFERSELAKEKTGVEINGLKAVDPVNDKEIPIWVSDYVLMSYGTGAIMAVPAHDTRDWEFAKKFNLPIIEVVAGGENVQEEAYTDVATGKMINSGFLDGLEVAEAKKKIIEFLEEKGIGKGKTNFKLRDWVFSRQRYWGEPIPIVKCEKCGYVPIPESELPLELPEVESYMPTDNGESPLAAMDEWVNTTCPCCGGPAKRETDTMPQWAGSSWYFLRYTDPHNKEALASPEALKYWLPVDWYNGGMEHTTLHLLYSRFWHKFLYDEKVVPTPEPYQKRTSHGMILGENGEKMSKSRGNVVNPDDIVLEYGADTLRTYEMFIGAFDLSASWSENGVKGCRRFLERVWKLQDTLVDGDAYSEEFETKMHQLIKKVSSDYENLKYNTAIAALMSILNDFSKAGKINRAEFKTFLLLLNPVAPHITEELWAACGYEGRLYQNAWPEYEEEKTKENTVEIAVQLNGKTKATVTIAVDADKDTAISAGKEALGDKLTGNIIKEIYVPGKIINIVAK, encoded by the coding sequence ATGGCAGCACCATATAACCACAGAGCCGTGGAAGAAAAATGGCAGAAAATCTGGGATGAAGAAAAGGCATTTGCCGCAACAGATGACTATTCGAAGCCAAAATATTACGCATTAGTAGAGTTCCCGTATCCATCAGGACAGGGGCTTCATGTGGGTCATCCAAGACCATATACTGCTCTTGATATTGTAGCAAGAAAGAGAAGAATGCAGGGATACAATGTATTGTATCCAATGGGATGGGATGCGTTTGGACTTCCTACAGAAAATTACGCAATTAAGAATAAGATTCATCCAAAGATTGTAACGAAGAATAATGTATCAAGATTCAAGAATCAGTTACATTCTCTGGGATATTCTTTTGACTGGGACCGTGAAATTAACACTACTGATCCGGAATATTATAAGTGGACTCAGTGGATTTTCCTTAAATTGTTTAAAGCAGGACTTGCATATAAGACAGAAATGCCAATTAACTGGTGTACTTCCTGTAAAGTAGGTCTTGCCAATGAAGAGGTTGTAAATGGTGTATGCGAGCGATGCGGTGCACCTGTTGTAAGAAAAGTAAAGAGCCAGTGGATGCTTAAAATTACAGAGTATGCTGATAAGCTTCTGGAAGGTTTAAATGACGTTGATTATATTGAACGTGTTAAAGTTTCACAGAAAAACTGGATTGGAAAAAGCCAGGGAGCAGAAGTTGATTTCAAAATCGCAGGTAAGGAAGATAAGCTCACTGTTTATACTACCAGACCAGATACTCTGTTTGGAGCAACCTATATGGTAGTGTCTCCGGAACATCCGGTTTTAGATAAATATAAGGATGAAATTACGAATTGGGATGAAATCGTAGCATACAGGGAACAAGCATCTAGAAAGTCTGATTTTGAACGTTCTGAACTTGCGAAAGAAAAGACAGGTGTAGAAATCAACGGTTTAAAAGCAGTTGATCCGGTAAATGACAAAGAGATTCCTATCTGGGTATCTGATTATGTATTGATGAGTTATGGAACCGGAGCAATCATGGCAGTTCCGGCACATGATACCAGAGACTGGGAATTTGCTAAGAAGTTTAATCTTCCAATCATTGAGGTAGTAGCTGGTGGCGAAAATGTTCAGGAAGAAGCTTATACAGATGTAGCTACCGGAAAGATGATAAATTCTGGATTCTTAGATGGTCTGGAAGTAGCAGAGGCTAAGAAAAAAATCATTGAATTTTTAGAGGAAAAAGGAATCGGAAAGGGTAAGACCAATTTCAAGTTAAGAGATTGGGTATTTTCTCGTCAGCGTTATTGGGGAGAACCAATTCCAATTGTAAAATGTGAAAAATGTGGTTATGTACCAATTCCGGAAAGTGAACTGCCTTTGGAACTTCCGGAAGTAGAAAGCTATATGCCGACGGATAATGGAGAATCTCCACTGGCTGCAATGGATGAATGGGTAAACACTACTTGTCCATGCTGTGGCGGTCCGGCAAAGAGAGAAACAGATACGATGCCTCAGTGGGCAGGTTCTTCCTGGTATTTCCTTCGTTATACAGACCCACATAATAAAGAAGCGCTGGCAAGCCCGGAAGCATTGAAATATTGGTTGCCTGTTGATTGGTATAATGGTGGTATGGAGCATACAACCTTGCATTTGCTTTATTCTAGATTTTGGCATAAGTTCTTGTATGATGAAAAGGTAGTTCCAACACCGGAACCATATCAGAAGAGAACCTCTCATGGTATGATTTTAGGAGAGAACGGGGAGAAGATGTCAAAGTCCAGAGGAAACGTAGTTAATCCGGATGATATCGTATTAGAATATGGTGCAGATACCCTTCGTACATATGAGATGTTTATTGGCGCATTTGATTTAAGTGCGTCCTGGTCTGAAAATGGTGTAAAGGGATGTAGAAGATTCTTAGAGCGTGTATGGAAATTGCAGGATACACTGGTAGATGGTGATGCTTATAGTGAGGAATTTGAGACAAAAATGCATCAGCTGATAAAAAAAGTAAGTTCTGACTATGAGAATCTGAAGTACAATACAGCAATTGCAGCATTGATGTCTATTTTAAATGACTTCTCCAAGGCAGGAAAGATTAACCGTGCAGAGTTTAAGACCTTCTTGTTATTACTGAATCCGGTAGCCCCACATATCACAGAAGAATTGTGGGCTGCGTGCGGATATGAAGGAAGATTATACCAGAATGCATGGCCGGAATATGAAGAAGAAAAGACGAAAGAAAACACAGTAGAGATTGCAGTACAGTTAAATGGAAAGACAAAGGCTACGGTTACCATTGCAGTAGATGCTGATAAAGATACAGCGATTTCAGCTGGAAAAGAAGCTCTTGGAGATAAATTGACCGGAAATATTATCAAAGAGATTTATGTTCCGGGTAAGATTATCAATATTGTAGCAAAGTAA
- a CDS encoding superoxide dismutase family protein, translating into MTTNNSSLTFLENALYQMPDAYARLEGAPDYQNIYGIVRFYSVENGVIVNAEVYGLPSASDPCAPFIHGFHIHEGNSCTGNTTAPFSNAGAHYNPHSCQHPAHAGDMPPLFANKGFAWMLYYTDRFSIPEIIEKTVIIHENPDDFHTQPSGNSGSMIACGVIQSVE; encoded by the coding sequence ATGACAACAAATAATTCCAGTCTTACTTTTCTAGAAAATGCATTATATCAGATGCCGGATGCCTATGCCCGCTTAGAAGGTGCTCCAGATTATCAGAATATTTATGGCATTGTCCGTTTCTATTCTGTTGAAAATGGTGTTATTGTAAATGCAGAAGTATATGGTCTTCCTTCTGCTTCTGACCCATGTGCTCCCTTTATTCATGGTTTTCATATTCACGAAGGAAACAGTTGTACCGGAAATACCACAGCTCCATTTTCAAATGCCGGTGCACATTATAATCCTCATTCCTGTCAGCATCCAGCGCATGCCGGAGATATGCCTCCCCTTTTTGCAAACAAGGGATTTGCATGGATGTTGTACTATACGGACCGCTTTTCCATTCCGGAAATCATAGAAAAAACTGTAATCATACATGAAAATCCAGATGATTTCCACACACAACCTTCCGGAAATTCGGGTTCTATGATTGCCTGCGGAGTAATACAATCAGTGGAATAA
- a CDS encoding elongation factor G, giving the protein MNVYTTDKIRNIVLLGHGGCGKTTLVEAMAYLSGLTTRMGKISDGNTISDYDKEEVKRLFSINTTVVPIIWEDTKINVLDTPGYFGFVGEVEEAVSVADAAVIVVSGKNGIEVGTQKAWDICEKYKIPRMFFVTEMDDDNASFRQVVEDLQEMYGKRIAPFHLPIRENEKFVGYVNVVAQTGNRWNDKGEVEDVPIPDYSKPNLEICREALMEAVAETSEEFMDRYFAGEQFSEFEIRTALRNNVADGSIVPISMGSSVMAQGVYTLLDDIIKYLPSPEKRSCKGVNMKTNEVFDGDYDIGKPKSAYIFKTIVDPFIGKYSFIKVNSGVLKTDDVLYNSEKDVEDKIGKIYVMHGNKPIEVPELHAGDIGALAKLSKVGTRDTLSTKATPVMYGKTQISTPYTYMRYKAKNKGDEDKISQALQKLMQEDLTLRVENDSANGQTLIYGIGDQHLEVVVSKLLERYKVEIELSRPKIAFRETIRKKADVEYKYKKQSGGHGQYGHVKMTFEPSGDLETPYVFEQQVVGGAVPKNYFPAVEKGLQESVLKGPMAAYPVVGVKAVLYDGSYHPVDSSEMAFKMATIQAFKKGIMEASPVLLEPIATMKVVVPDKYTGDIMGDLNKRRGRVLGMNPVDTGKTEITADVPYMELYGYMTDLRSMTGGSGVFSYEFARYEQTPSDIQEKEVAARANKLDKEEE; this is encoded by the coding sequence ATGAACGTTTACACAACAGACAAGATTAGAAACATTGTCCTTTTAGGGCATGGTGGATGCGGAAAGACAACGTTGGTAGAAGCAATGGCATATCTTTCCGGTCTTACTACAAGAATGGGGAAGATAAGTGACGGTAATACGATAAGTGATTATGATAAGGAAGAAGTGAAACGTCTTTTTTCTATTAATACAACAGTAGTACCGATTATATGGGAAGATACGAAGATTAATGTTTTGGATACACCTGGATATTTTGGCTTTGTAGGAGAAGTAGAAGAAGCAGTCAGCGTGGCGGATGCGGCAGTAATCGTAGTATCCGGAAAGAATGGAATTGAAGTAGGAACCCAGAAAGCATGGGATATTTGTGAAAAATATAAGATTCCGAGAATGTTTTTTGTGACAGAGATGGACGATGATAATGCAAGCTTTCGCCAGGTGGTGGAAGATTTACAAGAGATGTATGGTAAGAGAATTGCTCCGTTCCATCTTCCGATTCGTGAAAACGAAAAGTTTGTTGGTTATGTAAATGTAGTAGCACAGACGGGAAATCGTTGGAATGATAAAGGCGAGGTAGAAGATGTGCCGATTCCGGATTATTCTAAGCCAAATCTGGAAATTTGCAGAGAAGCGTTGATGGAGGCTGTGGCAGAGACCAGTGAAGAATTTATGGATCGATATTTTGCAGGAGAGCAGTTCTCCGAGTTTGAGATTCGTACAGCACTTCGAAATAATGTGGCAGATGGAAGCATTGTGCCAATATCCATGGGCTCTAGTGTTATGGCACAAGGCGTATATACTTTGCTAGATGATATTATTAAATATCTTCCAAGTCCGGAAAAACGTTCCTGTAAAGGCGTTAACATGAAGACAAATGAGGTCTTTGATGGTGATTATGATATTGGAAAACCAAAGAGCGCTTATATTTTTAAGACCATTGTTGACCCGTTTATTGGAAAATATTCTTTTATTAAAGTGAACTCCGGAGTATTGAAAACGGATGATGTGCTGTATAATTCTGAAAAAGATGTGGAAGATAAAATCGGTAAAATTTATGTAATGCACGGAAATAAGCCGATAGAAGTACCGGAACTTCATGCCGGTGATATTGGAGCATTGGCAAAACTTTCGAAGGTAGGAACCAGAGATACCTTGTCTACGAAGGCGACTCCGGTGATGTATGGGAAAACACAGATTTCTACTCCTTATACTTATATGAGATATAAGGCAAAAAATAAGGGAGATGAAGACAAGATTTCTCAGGCATTGCAAAAACTGATGCAGGAAGACCTAACACTTCGAGTAGAAAATGACAGTGCTAATGGTCAGACTTTGATTTATGGTATTGGAGATCAACACTTGGAGGTAGTGGTAAGCAAGCTTTTGGAACGTTACAAGGTAGAAATTGAACTGAGCCGGCCAAAGATTGCATTCCGTGAGACTATCCGAAAGAAAGCAGATGTGGAATATAAATATAAAAAGCAATCCGGTGGTCATGGCCAATATGGACATGTAAAAATGACCTTTGAACCAAGTGGTGATTTAGAAACACCATATGTATTTGAACAGCAGGTAGTAGGCGGTGCAGTTCCGAAAAACTATTTCCCAGCAGTGGAAAAAGGACTTCAGGAATCTGTATTGAAAGGACCAATGGCGGCATATCCGGTAGTAGGAGTAAAGGCTGTATTGTACGATGGTTCCTATCATCCGGTAGATTCTTCGGAAATGGCATTTAAGATGGCAACTATTCAGGCATTTAAAAAGGGTATCATGGAGGCATCTCCTGTTTTATTGGAACCAATTGCTACTATGAAGGTAGTCGTGCCGGATAAATATACCGGAGACATTATGGGAGATTTAAATAAACGTCGCGGAAGAGTGCTTGGTATGAACCCGGTAGATACCGGAAAAACAGAGATTACAGCAGATGTGCCATATATGGAACTGTATGGATACATGACAGATTTGCGTTCTATGACGGGTGGAAGCGGAGTATTCTCGTATGAATTTGCGAGATATGAGCAAACGCCAAGTGATATTCAGGAAAAGGAAGTTGCTGCCAGAGCGAATAAATTAGATAAAGAGGAAGAATAA
- a CDS encoding prephenate dehydrogenase/arogenate dehydrogenase family protein: MQPDKIGFIGLGLIGGAIAKTIHRVYPDISLIAYDIDTVSLSLALEEGVLTNAYDIISDDFASCRYIFLCAPVQKNAEFLAKLSRFAGESCIITDVGSVKNSIHQDIVGTNIEPYFIGGHPMAGSEKSGYTNSTPYLLENAYYILTPTEQTIPKIITEFQEFIRSLGAIPLIMDYREHDYATAAISHLPHILAFTLVNLVKKLDNSEETMKTIAAGGFRDITRVASSSPVMWQQICLANQEQILKLIDAFIEALSNIKQDIATQNESELFQFFQSAKDYRDSFSLKSSGAISKSYEIYCDLVDETGGIATLATILAKNRISIKNIGIIHNREFQDGVLHIEFYEEESLQKALVLLRNYQYTVYER, from the coding sequence ATGCAACCAGATAAAATTGGTTTTATTGGCCTTGGACTAATCGGCGGAGCCATCGCCAAAACCATCCACCGGGTATATCCCGATATTTCATTAATTGCATATGATATTGATACAGTTTCTCTTTCTCTTGCATTAGAAGAAGGTGTACTTACGAATGCTTACGATATCATTAGTGATGATTTTGCATCCTGTCGCTATATTTTTCTCTGTGCACCAGTGCAGAAAAATGCAGAATTTCTTGCAAAATTGTCGAGATTTGCAGGCGAATCCTGCATCATCACAGATGTTGGGAGTGTCAAGAACTCTATACATCAAGATATAGTGGGGACTAATATTGAGCCATATTTTATTGGTGGTCATCCTATGGCAGGTTCTGAAAAAAGTGGTTATACCAACTCCACTCCCTACCTATTGGAAAACGCATATTATATCCTAACACCTACCGAACAGACTATTCCGAAAATAATAACAGAATTTCAGGAATTCATCCGTTCCCTCGGTGCTATTCCGCTGATAATGGACTACCGAGAACATGATTATGCAACAGCTGCAATCAGTCATCTTCCACATATCCTGGCATTTACTTTGGTAAATCTAGTAAAAAAACTGGATAATTCAGAGGAAACTATGAAGACCATTGCTGCCGGTGGCTTTCGAGATATTACACGAGTTGCCTCTTCTTCTCCAGTCATGTGGCAACAGATTTGCCTAGCAAACCAAGAGCAAATCTTAAAGCTTATTGATGCTTTTATAGAGGCTCTTTCTAATATCAAACAAGATATTGCAACTCAGAACGAGTCAGAATTGTTTCAATTCTTTCAATCTGCCAAAGATTACAGAGATTCTTTTAGTCTCAAAAGTTCTGGAGCAATTTCCAAAAGCTACGAGATTTATTGCGATTTGGTGGATGAGACTGGTGGAATTGCAACCCTTGCTACTATATTAGCAAAAAATCGTATCAGCATTAAAAATATTGGTATTATTCATAACAGAGAATTTCAAGATGGTGTTTTACATATCGAATTTTACGAGGAAGAATCTCTTCAGAAAGCTTTGGTACTTCTTCGTAACTACCAGTACACTGTCTACGAACGATGA
- the aroA gene encoding 3-phosphoshikimate 1-carboxyvinyltransferase produces MEITNNYTFHGELSVPGDKSISHRSIMFGAIADGLTEVTNFLQGADCLSTISCFRNLGIEIENNRDKILIHGKGLHGLHASDHTLDVGNSGTTTRLISGILAGQPFQTTLNGDASIQKRPMKRIFTPLSAMGARFESLNANDCAPFTIYGGQLHGIHYDSPVSSAQVKSAVLLAGLYADGRTSVTEPVLSRNHTELMLSGFGAKITSSGTTASIEPEPNLNGQQIQVPGDISSAAYFIALGLITPNSEILIKNVGVNPTRDGIIQAALAMGGNLTLLNQRTVSGEPVADILVKSSSLHGASIGGDLIPTLIDELPVIAVMAAFANGTTTITDAQELRVKESDRIAVVTENLSAMGGNITPTEDGMIIQGGVPLHGAYIHTYLDHRIAMSFAIAGLNADGNTTFDDPNVVTISYPSFFEDIEKLTR; encoded by the coding sequence ATGGAAATCACAAATAACTATACATTTCACGGAGAGCTGTCTGTCCCTGGAGACAAATCCATCTCCCACCGTTCCATTATGTTCGGTGCTATTGCAGACGGATTAACAGAAGTTACAAATTTTCTTCAAGGTGCAGACTGTCTTTCTACTATTTCTTGTTTTCGCAATCTTGGCATAGAAATCGAAAACAATCGCGATAAAATCTTAATTCATGGAAAAGGACTTCACGGCTTACATGCCTCTGACCACACTTTAGATGTAGGAAACAGTGGAACTACTACCAGACTGATTTCTGGAATTCTTGCAGGGCAACCATTTCAAACCACATTAAACGGTGATGCATCCATCCAAAAACGCCCCATGAAGCGTATCTTTACACCACTCTCTGCTATGGGAGCACGCTTCGAAAGTTTAAATGCAAATGATTGCGCCCCTTTTACTATTTACGGAGGACAACTTCATGGCATTCACTATGATTCTCCGGTATCTTCCGCTCAAGTAAAGTCTGCCGTTCTTCTTGCTGGACTTTACGCAGATGGACGAACAAGTGTGACAGAACCTGTACTTTCCCGAAACCATACAGAGCTCATGCTTTCCGGTTTCGGTGCAAAAATAACCTCTTCCGGAACTACAGCATCTATTGAACCGGAACCTAACTTAAATGGACAACAGATACAAGTACCTGGCGACATTTCTTCTGCCGCATACTTTATTGCCCTTGGATTAATTACTCCTAATTCTGAAATTTTAATCAAAAATGTAGGTGTCAACCCTACCAGAGACGGTATTATACAGGCAGCTCTTGCCATGGGTGGAAATCTTACCTTGCTAAATCAAAGAACCGTCTCCGGAGAACCTGTTGCAGATATTTTGGTAAAAAGCAGTTCGTTACACGGTGCCTCTATCGGCGGTGATTTAATTCCTACACTAATTGATGAACTTCCTGTTATTGCAGTAATGGCTGCTTTTGCAAACGGAACCACTACCATCACCGATGCTCAGGAATTGCGTGTAAAAGAATCTGACCGTATTGCTGTTGTCACCGAAAATCTTTCTGCTATGGGCGGTAATATTACCCCTACAGAGGATGGTATGATTATTCAAGGTGGTGTTCCACTTCATGGTGCTTACATTCATACTTATTTAGACCATCGCATTGCTATGTCCTTTGCTATTGCGGGGCTCAATGCAGATGGCAATACCACCTTTGACGACCCAAATGTCGTAACGATTTCTTATCCTTCTTTCTTCGAAGATATTGAAAAACTTACCCGATAA